The following proteins are encoded in a genomic region of Oryzias latipes chromosome 17, ASM223467v1:
- the armc6 gene encoding armadillo repeat-containing protein 6, producing MAKRRITQETFDAAVRENVEDLEMDPDEAVREAVEQFESQGVDLSCIVKAGPSEFSDGQGEPTHTILKALDSLRKGRESVSLPEMAEELKCFTEQCSLGFAQRYLAAQKDAYPIILSYCKKSMEEEEEGVATTLSAFAALTDGQPDLLEAEGRQILLDALKKYQGDPLVTRAAVSVVRNCCLKHEQNRQDLVKEGVLPLLTGAITRHTRRAELVKEASAALRVMTFDDDVRVTFGHAHDHAKMIVLEHNGLKVLIEAAKAYHDNPPLLSELCAALSRLAVRNEFCQDICDLGGLKLMMTLLADNYESADLSRQVLSAMRAIAGNDDVKDAVVAAGGVQLIVIVMNKHARNPAVCEQGCACLSVLALRKPKNCTVIMEDGGALAALQAMKDHQLALNVQKQACMLLRNLVAHMQNYCQPILDMGAETLIGKAVQKHPDCADVGKAALRDLGCKVELRELWTGTHGSLSN from the exons ATGGCGAAACGAAGGATCACACAGGAAACATTTGACGCTGCTGTCAGGGAAAACGTGGAAGATTTGGAGATGGATCCAGACGAAGCTGTGAGGGAAGCTGTGGAGCAGTTTGAGTCTCAAG GTGTGGACCTAAGTTGTATTGTAAAAGCTGGACCATCTGAATTTTCTGACGGTCAAGGAGAGCCAACACATACTATTTTAAAG GCTTTAGATTCCCTTCGAAAGGGTAGAGAATCTGTTTCTTTACCTGAAATGGCAGAGGAGTTGAAATGCTTTACTGAGCAATGCTCCCTTGGATTTGCACAGAGGTATTTAGCTGCCCAGAAAGACGCATATCCCATCATCCTGTCCTACTGCAAAaaaagcatggaggaggaggaggagggtgtgGCGACCACTCTGTCTGCTTTTGCAGCTCTAACCGACGGACAGCCGGACTTGTTGGAAGCAGAAGGCCGGCAGATCCTCTTGGATGCCTTAAAGAAGTACCAGGGCGATCCTTTAGTGACGCGTGCTGCAGTCAGTGTGGTTCGAAACTGCTGCTTAAAGCATGAACAGAACAGGCAGGATTTGGTGAAAGAGGGCGTTCTACCGCTGCTGACTGGAGCCATTACCCGCCACACCCGGCGTGCTGAGCTGGTCAAGGAGGCGTCTGCAGCTCTCAGGGTGATGACGTTTGATGATGATGTCCGAGTCACTTTCGGACATGCACACGACCACGCAAAGATGATTGTCCTGGAGCACAATGGGTTGAAGGTTTTAATTGAAGCTGCCAAAG CTTACCATGATAATCCTCCTCTTCTGAGCGAGCTCTGTGCAGCTCTATCACGCCTAGCGGTCAGGAACGAGTTTTGCCAAGACATCTGTGATCTGGGCGGATTAAAGCTCATGATGACTCTGCTTGCAGACAACTATGAATCAGCG GATTTGAGCCGACAGGTCCTCAGCGCAATGCGAGCCATAGCGGGGAATGATGACGTGAAAGATGCAGTCGTTGCAGCTGGAGGAGTTCAGCTTATTGTCATAGTTATGAACAAACATGCGCGCAACCCTGCT GTCTGTGAGCAGGGCTGTGCCTGCCTCTCCGTCCTTGCCTTACGGAAGCCAAAGAACTGCACGGTCATCATGGAGGATGGAGGAGCCTTGGCTGCCCTTCAGGCCATGAAGGATCACCAATTAGCACTCAATGTACAG AAACAGGCCTGCATGCTGTTAAGAAATCTGGTTGCGCATATGCAAAACTACTGTCAACCAATCCTGGACATGGGAGCAGAGACTCTGATCGGTAAGGCAGTACAGAAACATCCAGACTGTGCAGATGTGGGGAAAGCGGCCCTCAGAGATCTGGGCTGCAAGGTGGAGCTTCGAGAGCTGTGGACCGGCACGCATGGCAGCCTTTCAAACTAA